The following are encoded together in the Bubalus bubalis isolate 160015118507 breed Murrah chromosome 14, NDDB_SH_1, whole genome shotgun sequence genome:
- the UCN3 gene encoding urocortin-3, giving the protein MLVPAPFLLVLLLLLGAPQVGLSQRSPKAGSSPSCLHTALREAEKSQRKDTSLLIKRIFPALPRGDPEDQEGQEEEDDTEKRTFPGSVGGGGGGGAGSTRYKYPSQAQFQGRPSQDKAKSDRRTKVTLSLDVPTNIMNILFNIAKAKNLRAKAAANAHLMAQIGRKK; this is encoded by the coding sequence ATGCTCGTGCCGGCCCCCTTCCTGCTGGTCTTGCTACTGCTCCTCGGGGCCCCCCAGGTGGGCCTCTCCCAGAGGTCCCCCAAAGccgggtccagccccagctgcctCCACACAGCCCTACGTGAGGCCGAGAAGAGCCAGCGGAAGGACACGTCGCTGCTGATCAAGCGGATCTTCCCCGCCCTGCCCCGCGGAGATCCGGAGGAccaggaggggcaggaggaggaggacgacACGGAGAAAAGGACCTTCCCTGGCTCCGTGGGCGGCGGCGGTGGTGGTGGGGCCGGCAGCACCCGGTACAAGTACCCATCCCAGGCACAGTTCCAGGGGCGGCCGTCCCAGGACAAGGCCAAGAGTGACCGGCGCACCAAGGTCACTCTTTCCCTGGACGTCCCCACTAACATCATGAACATCCTCTTCAACATCGCCAAGGCCAAGAACCTGCGAGCCAAGGCCGCCGCCAACGCCCACCTCATGGCCCAGATCGGGCGGAAGAAGtag